The nucleotide window GTCCCCAACGGCCGGGAGCCAGGGCACGACCACTACGCCTACAAGCTCGCCTGGCTCGCCGCGCTGCGCGACGCCGTGGTCGCCGACCTCGCCGCGGCCGGTGAGGCGCCGTACGCAGTCCTCGGCGACTTCAACGTCGCCCCCACCGACGACGACCTGTGGGATCCGGCCGCGTTCGTGGGCGCCACGCACGTCACCGGCCCGGAACGCGCCGCGGTCGCGGCGCTGGTGGACGCCGGACTCACCGACATTCCCCCGCGGCCGCTGAAGTACGACAAGGCCTTCACGTTCTGGGACTACCGGCAGCTGAACTTCCCCAAGAACATCGGGATGCGGATCGACCTGGTGCTGGGCAATGCCGCGTTCACAAGCGCGGTGACCGACGCCTACGTCGACCGGGAGGCCCGCAAGGGGAAGTCCCCCTCCGACCACGCCCCGGTGGTCGTGGATCTCGCCCTGCCGGCCTGACCGTGTCGTTGACCGTACGCGCGATAACCGCTGCCGCGCACCGGGAATGGATCGCCACCCGGCCCCACGTCTCCTTCCTGCAGACCCCCGCGTGGGGTGAGGTGAAGTCGGGCTGGCAGGCGGAGTCCCTCGGCTGGTTCGCCGGCTCCCGGCTGGTCGGAGCCGGCCTGGCGCTGTACCGGCAGGTGCCGCGACTGCCCCGGTCGCTGGCCTACCTGCCCGGCGGACCCGATCTCGACTGGACCGGCGAACGGCTGCCCG belongs to Actinomycetota bacterium and includes:
- a CDS encoding exodeoxyribonuclease III, with protein sequence MRVATWNINSVAVRADRLVGWLETTAPDVLCLQELKVPTADMPVDLLAAHGYEVAAHGSGRWNGVAILSRVGLRDVVVDLPGQPAYDDVVEPRAIAATCGGIRLWSVYVPNGREPGHDHYAYKLAWLAALRDAVVADLAAAGEAPYAVLGDFNVAPTDDDLWDPAAFVGATHVTGPERAAVAALVDAGLTDIPPRPLKYDKAFTFWDYRQLNFPKNIGMRIDLVLGNAAFTSAVTDAYVDREARKGKSPSDHAPVVVDLALPA